The following proteins are encoded in a genomic region of Labeo rohita strain BAU-BD-2019 chromosome 5, IGBB_LRoh.1.0, whole genome shotgun sequence:
- the igbp1 gene encoding immunoglobulin-binding protein 1 isoform X1 gives MAAAEDSNSTQNPSGSEAPKLSDLLDRGWKLYEEVDTTNEPSSSNAVQVKVKRGIMQLEEATRMVNQLNLFSRNEALEEISTADLKYLLLPALLGALNMKQVNPSKRLEHVQAARVYFMDFLRRCKDYDVCTFQLPRVSENTADTPTEEQSNPSVPMPVSQPDLIAMATQRQAKIERFKQRKETEAKLSEIRGLVESGSADEEVVRDFYLLNVRRWVTLALEEIDSINQEIEILKRMELFKQSAPQPSPPKRPPMKPFILTKDAVQAKVFGAGYPSLPTMTVDDWYDQHRRKGCLPDQGIPRSAADGDAEEDERAERERKEENDDEEALQKARDWDDWKDTHRRGYGNRKNMG, from the exons ATGGCGGCCGCTGAAGACAGTAACAGTACACAAAACCCCAGTGGTTCAGAGGCTCCGAAACTGTCGGATTTACTGGACCGGGGCTGGAAACTGTACGAAGAGGTGGACACCACCAACGAGCCGAGCAGCTCCAATGCAGTGCAGGTGAAAGTGAAGCGCGGTATTATGCAGCTGGAGGAGGCGACAAGGATGGTCAATCAGCTGAACCTTTTCAG TCGTAATGAGGCTTTGGAGGAAATCTCCACAGCTGACCTGAAGTACCTGTTGTTGCCGGCGCTTCTGGGAGCGCTCAACATGAAACAGGTGAACCCCAGCAAGCGGCTGGAGCATGTTCAGGCGGCCCGCGTCTACTTCATGGACTTCCTTCGGAGGTGCAAGGACTATGACGTATGTACTTTTCAGCTGCCCAGAGTCAGTGAGAACACAGCAGATACTCCTACTGAGGAGCAGTCGAATCCATCAGTCCCCATGCCAGTGTCACAGCCAGACCTCATTGCCATGGCAACACAAAGACAAGCCAAAATAGAGAG GTTTAAGCAGCGTAAGGAGACAGAAGCCAAGCTGAGTGAGATCAGGGGGCTGGTTGAATCTGGTTCAGCCGATGAAGAAGTTGTGAGGGATTTTTACCTGCTAAATGTACGCAGGTGGGTCACACTAGCACTTGAGGAGATCGACTCTATCAACCAGGAAATAGAAATTCTGAAACGGATGGAGCTTTTCAAGCAG AGCGCCCCCCAGCCATCTCCACCTAAAAGACCACCCATGAAGCCTTTTATCCTGACCAAGGATGCTGTGCAGGCAAA AGTGTTTGGTGCAGGGTATCCCAGCCTTCCCACCATGACAGTGGATGATTGGTATGATCAGCACCGGCGGAAAGGATGTTTACCTGACCAGGGCATACCACGCAGTGCAG CAGATGGTGATGCAGAGGAAGATGAGAgagcagaaagagagaggaagGAAGAGAACGATGATGAAGAGGCACTGCAGAAGGCACGTGACTGGGACGACTGGAAGGACACACACCGGAGAGGATATGGCAACCGCAAAAACATGGGCTGA
- the igbp1 gene encoding immunoglobulin-binding protein 1 isoform X2, with protein MAAAEDSNSTQNPSGSEAPKLSDLLDRGWKLYEEVDTTNEPSSSNAVQVKVKRGIMQLEEATRMVNQLNLFSRNEALEEISTADLKYLLLPALLGALNMKQVNPSKRLEHVQAARVYFMDFLRRCKDYDVCTFQLPRVSENTADTPTEEQSNPSVPMPVSQPDLIAMATQRQAKIERFKQRKETEAKLSEIRGLVESGSADEEVVRDFYLLNVRRWVTLALEEIDSINQEIEILKRMELFKQSAPQPSPPKRPPMKPFILTKDAVQAKVFGAGYPSLPTMTVDDWYDQHRRKGCLPDQGIPRSADGDAEEDERAERERKEENDDEEALQKARDWDDWKDTHRRGYGNRKNMG; from the exons ATGGCGGCCGCTGAAGACAGTAACAGTACACAAAACCCCAGTGGTTCAGAGGCTCCGAAACTGTCGGATTTACTGGACCGGGGCTGGAAACTGTACGAAGAGGTGGACACCACCAACGAGCCGAGCAGCTCCAATGCAGTGCAGGTGAAAGTGAAGCGCGGTATTATGCAGCTGGAGGAGGCGACAAGGATGGTCAATCAGCTGAACCTTTTCAG TCGTAATGAGGCTTTGGAGGAAATCTCCACAGCTGACCTGAAGTACCTGTTGTTGCCGGCGCTTCTGGGAGCGCTCAACATGAAACAGGTGAACCCCAGCAAGCGGCTGGAGCATGTTCAGGCGGCCCGCGTCTACTTCATGGACTTCCTTCGGAGGTGCAAGGACTATGACGTATGTACTTTTCAGCTGCCCAGAGTCAGTGAGAACACAGCAGATACTCCTACTGAGGAGCAGTCGAATCCATCAGTCCCCATGCCAGTGTCACAGCCAGACCTCATTGCCATGGCAACACAAAGACAAGCCAAAATAGAGAG GTTTAAGCAGCGTAAGGAGACAGAAGCCAAGCTGAGTGAGATCAGGGGGCTGGTTGAATCTGGTTCAGCCGATGAAGAAGTTGTGAGGGATTTTTACCTGCTAAATGTACGCAGGTGGGTCACACTAGCACTTGAGGAGATCGACTCTATCAACCAGGAAATAGAAATTCTGAAACGGATGGAGCTTTTCAAGCAG AGCGCCCCCCAGCCATCTCCACCTAAAAGACCACCCATGAAGCCTTTTATCCTGACCAAGGATGCTGTGCAGGCAAA AGTGTTTGGTGCAGGGTATCCCAGCCTTCCCACCATGACAGTGGATGATTGGTATGATCAGCACCGGCGGAAAGGATGTTTACCTGACCAGGGCATACCACGCAGTGCAG ATGGTGATGCAGAGGAAGATGAGAgagcagaaagagagaggaagGAAGAGAACGATGATGAAGAGGCACTGCAGAAGGCACGTGACTGGGACGACTGGAAGGACACACACCGGAGAGGATATGGCAACCGCAAAAACATGGGCTGA
- the zgc:158432 gene encoding uncharacterized protein zgc:158432 translates to MKVLLYLCFILFVIDEATGQTPNPICADVPDFALCPFPFICNLTVSRCICYQNEPFCRCHTKKGEFYLDEDCTQSWTVVTFALVASLPGLTLAVLVGVIVYMIMLSSNKSHKGESKETTTPKIDKEQDLFPGIAFASDMNGRPPTNMRPGQQDHVPMKAMPNRPYSLSSEMRDPQMGGPARPYGPSSGMRPSVDRMSDGRPHEPNIYNGMREPPMGGPMQPYSNGGTRAHVVSNPYARDSPSRNPYDNHIPSSDHHSDHISHASSPTYDDLKHNHPYSAAPPYGSSDHGFPRPQFSQRY, encoded by the exons ATGAAGGTCTTATTGTACctgtgtttcattttatttgttattgatGAGGCAACTGGACAGACACCAAACC CTATCTGTGCGGATGTTCCTGACTTTGCACTATGTCCATTTCCATTCATCTGTAATTTGACTGTTAGCAGATGTATCTGTTACCAGAACGAACCATTCTGTCG GTGCCACACCAAAAAAGGTGAGTTTTATCTTGATGAAGACTGCACTCAGAGTTGGACAGTCGTGACCTTTGCCCTGGTGGCATCTCTGCCTGGTCTCACACTCGCTGTGTTGGTGGGGGTGATTGTTTACATGATTATGTTGTCATCAAACAAGTCCCATAAAGG aGAAAGTAaagaaacaacaacaccaaAGATAGACAAAGAGCAAGACTTGTTCCCTGGAATTGCTTTTGCTTCTGATATGAAT GGTCGACCCCCAACTAACATGAGACCTGGACAACAAGACCATGTTCCCATGAAAGCCATGCCCAACCGCCCGTATag CCTATCTAGTGAGATGCGTGATCCTCAAATGGGAGGTCCTGCTCGGCCCTATGG GCCATCCAGTGGTATGCGGCCATCTGTTGACAGGATGAGCGATGGACGACCTCATGAGCCAAA CATTTACAATGGGATGCGTGAGCCTCCTATGGGAGGTCCTATGCAGCCATACAG CAATGGAGGAACTCGGGCTCATGTTGTTAGCAACCCTTATGCTAGAGATTCACCCAGCCGAAACCCCTATGACAACCACATCCCTTCTTCAGACCACCACAGTGATCACATATCACATGCCTCTTCGCCCACGTATGATGACCTG AAACACAACCATCCCTACTCTGCTGCTCCACCATATGGTTCCTCTGACCATGGATTTCCACGACCCCAATTTAGTCAACGATActag